A genomic window from Excalfactoria chinensis isolate bCotChi1 chromosome 18, bCotChi1.hap2, whole genome shotgun sequence includes:
- the LOC140260443 gene encoding lipocalin-15-like isoform X2 — MWHLMAAVSNCPVFLSMKDKMTSSVTAVSFTPEGHMTMETVLPLPEECRKIMMLFQSTGQAGHYVSTEKGEKRDLRVMDTDYEHYAIVYSKLKDSQKPSTALQLYTRNRDMSSHLLQKFKELSHSMGLTEDMLVVLPHSDRCTKTGK, encoded by the exons ATGTGGCACCTCATGGCAGCTGTTTCCAACTGCCCCGTGTTCCTGAGCATGAAGGACAAGATGACATCGTCTGTCACCGCCGTCAGCTTCACGCCGGAGGGACACATGACCATGGAGACAGTCCTCCCGCT GCCAGAAGAGTGCAGAAAGATCATGATGCTGTTCCAGAGCACTGGGCAGGCAGGGCACTACGTCAGCACAG aaaagggagagaagagggaTCTGCGTGTGATGGACACAGACTACGAGCACTATGCCATCGTGTACTCCAAGCTGAAGGACAGCCAGAAGCCCAGCACCGCGCTGCAGCTCTACA CAAGGAATCGGGACATGAGCTCACATCTCCTGCAGAAGTTCAAGGAGCTCTCCCACTCCATGGGCCTGACTGAGGACATGCTGGTCGTGCTGCCGCACTCAG ATCGGTGCACCAAGACTGGCAAGTGA
- the LOC140260443 gene encoding lipocalin-15-like isoform X1, with the protein MTAVLPSLVLTLLCLLRAGAEVPVQLDFDTEKFAGMWHLMAAVSNCPVFLSMKDKMTSSVTAVSFTPEGHMTMETVLPLPEECRKIMMLFQSTGQAGHYVSTEKGEKRDLRVMDTDYEHYAIVYSKLKDSQKPSTALQLYTRNRDMSSHLLQKFKELSHSMGLTEDMLVVLPHSDRCTKTGK; encoded by the exons atgacagcagtgctgccgAGCCTGGTGCTgaccctgctctgcctgctgcgGGCAGGGGCTGAGGTCCCTGTGCAGCTGGACTTTGACACCGAGAAG TTTGCAGGGATGTGGCACCTCATGGCAGCTGTTTCCAACTGCCCCGTGTTCCTGAGCATGAAGGACAAGATGACATCGTCTGTCACCGCCGTCAGCTTCACGCCGGAGGGACACATGACCATGGAGACAGTCCTCCCGCT GCCAGAAGAGTGCAGAAAGATCATGATGCTGTTCCAGAGCACTGGGCAGGCAGGGCACTACGTCAGCACAG aaaagggagagaagagggaTCTGCGTGTGATGGACACAGACTACGAGCACTATGCCATCGTGTACTCCAAGCTGAAGGACAGCCAGAAGCCCAGCACCGCGCTGCAGCTCTACA CAAGGAATCGGGACATGAGCTCACATCTCCTGCAGAAGTTCAAGGAGCTCTCCCACTCCATGGGCCTGACTGAGGACATGCTGGTCGTGCTGCCGCACTCAG ATCGGTGCACCAAGACTGGCAAGTGA
- the LOC140260441 gene encoding lipocalin-like, producing the protein MQATLISILGLALLGALHAQNSIPVQADFQQDKLAGRWYSIGLASNSNWFKDKKHLMKMCTTDIAVTADGNMEVTSTYPKGDQCEKRNSLYIRTEQPGRFSYTNPRWGSNHDIRVVETNYDEYALVATQISKSTGSSNMVLLYSRTKELAPQRLERFMQFSQEQGLKDEEILILPQTDKCMADAA; encoded by the exons ATGCAAGCCACACTGATCAGCATCCTGGGGCTGGCCCTGCTTGGGGCTCTGCACGCTCAGAACAGCATTCCTGTGCAAGCTGACTTCCAGCAGGACAAG CTCGCAGGGAGATGGTACAGCATCGGCCTGGCCTCCAACTCCAACTGGTTCAAGGACAAGAAGCACCTGATGAAGATGTGTACCACAGACATCGCTGTCACTGCTGATGGCAACATGGAGGTCACCTCCACCTACCCCAA gggtGATCAGTGCGAGAAGAGGAACAGTCTCTATATCCGGACGGAGCAGCCCGGGCGGTTCAGCTACACCAACCCAC GCTGGGGCAGCAACCATGACATCCGTGTGGTGGAGACCAACTATGATGAGTATGCCCTGGTGGCCACCCAGATCTCCAAGAGCACCGGCTCCTCCAACATGGTGCTGCTCTACA GCCGCACCAAGGAGCTTGCACCCCAGCGCCTGGAGAGGTTCATGCAGTTCTCCCAGGAGCAGGGCCTGAAAGATGAGGAGATCCTCATCCTGCCCCAGACTG acaAGTGCATGGCAGATGCTGCCTAG
- the C8G gene encoding complement component C8 gamma chain isoform X2, which produces MSAPRSVLLLSLSLLLAVPHGSGRRPPPARSALQQVVPEGQLSLSELVGRWFLVGTASRCSYLAENGHRLEATAMTVAVPDGQSLAISTFRKLDGQCWEIKQRYVPAGAHGHFTVRGRGYNSRMEVAVGEVDPRSYAIIYYQDSQGLSVKLYGRSVQLSDAIVDKFEQRARAVGLSEDVTHYFPTYGFCDSADDFHILDETEL; this is translated from the exons ATGTCCGCCCCGCgctccgtgctgctgctgtctctgtctctgctgctggCCGTGCCGCACGGATCGGGGCGGCGGCCGCCTCCTGCCCGCAGCGCGCTACAGCAAGTGGTGCCCGAGGGGCAGCTCAGCCTTAGCGAG CTGGTTGGGAGGTGGTTCCTGGTCGGCACGGCGTCCCGCTGCAGTTACCTGGCAGAGAACGGCCACCGGCTGGAGGCCACGGCAATGACGGTGGCCGTCCCAGATGGGCAGAGCCTGGCCATCAGCAccttcaggaagct GGATGGGCAGTGTTGGGAGATCAAGCAGCGCTACGTCCCTGCAGGAGCCCATGGGCACTTCACTGTGAGAG GCCGTGGCTACAACAGCAGGATGGAGGTGGCGGTGGGAGAGGTGGACCCCCGCAGCTATGCCATCATCTACTACCAGGACAGCCAAGGCCTCTCCGTCAAGCTCTACG GCCGCAGCGTTCAGCTCAGTGACGCCATAGTGGACAAGTTTGAGCAGCGTGCCAGAGCCGTGGGCCTGAGTGAGGATGTGACCCACTACTTCCCCACATATG GGTTCTGCGACTCTGCTGACGATTTCCACATCCTGGATG aAACAGAGCTGTAG
- the C8G gene encoding complement component C8 gamma chain isoform X1: protein MSAPRSVLLLSLSLLLAVPHGSGRRPPPARSALQQVVPEGQLSLSELVGRWFLVGTASRCSYLAENGHRLEATAMTVAVPDGQSLAISTFRKLDGQCWEIKQRYVPAGAHGHFTVRGRGYNSRMEVAVGEVDPRSYAIIYYQDSQGLSVKLYGRSVQLSDAIVDKFEQRARAVGLSEDVTHYFPTYGFCDSADDFHILDGEHGPTVPQPCPAVLAQHMAGVPL, encoded by the exons ATGTCCGCCCCGCgctccgtgctgctgctgtctctgtctctgctgctggCCGTGCCGCACGGATCGGGGCGGCGGCCGCCTCCTGCCCGCAGCGCGCTACAGCAAGTGGTGCCCGAGGGGCAGCTCAGCCTTAGCGAG CTGGTTGGGAGGTGGTTCCTGGTCGGCACGGCGTCCCGCTGCAGTTACCTGGCAGAGAACGGCCACCGGCTGGAGGCCACGGCAATGACGGTGGCCGTCCCAGATGGGCAGAGCCTGGCCATCAGCAccttcaggaagct GGATGGGCAGTGTTGGGAGATCAAGCAGCGCTACGTCCCTGCAGGAGCCCATGGGCACTTCACTGTGAGAG GCCGTGGCTACAACAGCAGGATGGAGGTGGCGGTGGGAGAGGTGGACCCCCGCAGCTATGCCATCATCTACTACCAGGACAGCCAAGGCCTCTCCGTCAAGCTCTACG GCCGCAGCGTTCAGCTCAGTGACGCCATAGTGGACAAGTTTGAGCAGCGTGCCAGAGCCGTGGGCCTGAGTGAGGATGTGACCCACTACTTCCCCACATATG GGTTCTGCGACTCTGCTGACGATTTCCACATCCTGGATGGTGAGCATGGCCCCACAGtgccacagccctgccctgcagtgctggccCAGCACATGGCAGGGGTCCCTCTGTGA